The sequence tcacttacacgctacacccagtgctcatcccaacaagtgccttcctcaatgccatCACCCATTCCCTGCCCCattaagcctcagtttgttctctgtagttaagagtctcttattgtttgtggGAGCCATTCCTTTAAAATGCAACCCTCAGGAAGATGGCATTCCTATTTCCTAGTCTCTATGGGAGGGTAGGAGCCCAACATCAATGGGCATCTTGCTCCAAATTGCAAAACTACAACCTGTAAACTTACTTTTCCTTTGAGTAAGACCAGTCACCACACACAGGTAGCCCTACTGCGGCTCTTAAGAACTCTCCAGCCACTTGTTTTAGTAGAGTTGAGTTCAATCTCCTATTGCAatagtcttttattatttttttatgtttatttatttttaagagagaatgagagcagggggaaggggagagagggaaggagacagaggatctgaagcgggcctctgcgctgatagcagcgagcctgatgcggggcctgaacccacaaactgagatcatgacccgagccgaagtcagacgctcaactagcagccacccaccttcccctcctatTGCAGCAGTCTTAAATAaagtctttctttcctgtttaacTTTGCCTGGTGTAATTTCTCTTTGATAATGGAAAattttttgttctgtgtttattGTTTCTTCTCAATTATAGTGgtgtttcatttcttcctccttgctGACTGAGAAGTGCTTCTCACATGTCCTCTGATATCTAGAGATTCACCAATTTGGACTCAAAAGATTAGAATTTTGTGGAGTGAAGCTACTACTTTAAGTCATTGCAGAAGGTAGTGTGATTTGTGTAATATGGAAAGGGTAGTACATCTATTTGAGGGAATCCTAACTGAGGTGCATTCATCTTATGGAAGTGGCACCAGAAAATAACAGACCTGTTCCCTTTCCTATTATTAAGAAAGGGGCATGAGAaagatgcaatttaaaaaaaaaaagagtggttaaGAATATAATGCTCTCTCAAGGGACGCTAAATTTGGTTACGGAGGAAAGCTAGAAGAAGTGAGAGGGGTTAGGGTTGCAAGTGGAAAGGCTTCTGCAATGGTAGAGATAGTGTGGAGAGGTGTTACTTAAAGTACAGGGAATGAAATATGTCTATTTAAGCTGGGAAGTAAGGTGCAATGAAATGAAAGATGGTTGGGAAAAAGGAAGGCAGTAGGGAGAGGGGAGTTAATTTGGAGTATATACCAGGGAAGGAAACTAATAGTCTGAGAAGCTTGGAAGAGGCATTGACCACTTGGATCATAAGGGAAATACCAAACAGTCATGTTACTTAAGGAAACTAGAAGATTTAGAAGGGATTTGACATATTGGTCTATCTCACCTGCATTTCCTCAACAACACACAAGCATAAACATAAGTTGAATGCAGTGTTATGGTAGCCACTTAAAGCCATCATAAAAGTTCTCCCTGATGGGCTAATGGAAGCTAAGAAGATGGGGTTCAGGCTTATCatccttagtttttctttttcttcttttctctgacttttcttAATGTCAACACTGCTCCCTAATTCCCTTTTTCTTAACTTCTTCCCCTATTTTTTCTTACGTAGGAGTGGGGTGGATGAGGGTGGATTCAGGATACGAGAGTGGaatgtgagaaagaaaagaacactacAATGATAAGTTGAAAGAGAAAAGTTTGctcctaaatgtgtatgcaaaACTCAGGCTAGGAATAGTATGTAAAAGTACTGTacgaaaaaaattaaatggagttAAGTGCACTTATGCCTTTAAAAGATGtgacaacatagaagaaaaacaagaaagtctTAAATTATTCTCGGGAAGGCCTAAGAGAAAACAATGCTTGAAGTGAAATCAGACAGATGAGCATTAGACATCAACAGGATCTTCCAGGACTGATGCTAGTAGAAAGAAAGCTATGAATGCTCTTTCCTGGAGGCTCTCAGCATTGGAGAGTTGCCCAATTGTCAAGActtgggtggtggggggggggacttcTCTTCCAGGAGTCTTCCCACTAGATAGATTCTGCCTGGGCCAGGCTGGTCCTCCCAAGGGCCCTCACCATGGCCCCCTTCATTTCCTTGTTTCGAAGACTATAGATGATGGGGTTGCACATGGGGGTGATGATGGtgtagagaagggagaaaggcttGTCTTTGTCAGGGCCATGTGTGCTGCGAGGATTCATGTAAGAGAACATGGCTGAGGTATAGAAAAAGATGACCACAGTCAGATGGGAGGCACAAGTAGAGAAGGTCTTCCCCCGACCTGAGGAGGAGGTTCTGCCAAGGATGGAGGCCAGGATGCGGGCGTAGGAGATAACAATGAGCACCATGGGGCTGAGCAGCACCACGATGGCATCGGCAAAGATCATTTTCAGGCTAAACTGGGGGTCTCCACAAGAGAGGGCAATCACTATGGGGGCCTCACAGAAGAAGTTTTCTATGTGGTTGTCTCTGCAGAAGGGATTCCGGAATGACATATACTCAAGAAAGATGCCATTGATCAGCCCAAAGAACCAGGCAGTACTCACCAGCTTTACACAGACCTGCCGGCTCATGATCTGGGCGTAACTGAGTGGGTGGCAGATAGCAACGTAACGGTCATAGGCCATAAAAGCCAAGAGGATGCACTCGGCCACACCTACACCAAAAACCAGATACATCTGGGTCAAGCAGGAGGCAAAGGAGACAGTGTGGTTCTTGACCACCAGGTGGATTAGCATCTgtgggatggtggtggtgatgaagcAGACATCCAGGAAGGACAGATGGccaaggaagaagtacatggggctGTTGAGTCTGGGGTCTGTCCaggtgatgaagatgatgaggCCATTCATGGCCATGGCAAGGCTGTAGAGGGCTAGGAAGAGGGCAAAGAGCAATGCCCGAGTGGAAGAGGAGCTCTGCTCAAAGCCCACGAGGATAAACTCTGTCACTGTGCTCCCATTCCTTAGGTCCACCATCTGCGGCCTGCttgaggagggaggacaggaaaaGCACAGGTGAGATAGTTGTAGGGGAATGCAAGGTACTCACTTGGGCCCAGAAACCCAGCTATAAAGGAATAACGAGCGACGGTAAACATTTTAGAACTTTAGTAAAATATGTAAGTGGCCATGTTATGGGGCAGTGAAGATATCAAGGTCACTATAGGCTGCATACATGGAATTGTAATATCAAAAATTGAGGAAGTGATGGTTATACTTTACTCTGGTTTGGTCAGGCCTCAAGTGAAGTACTGCATCTTATACAGGGCTCCAAATGTTGAAGGATTAGCCactaacaaaaatgtattcaaaggTGCAAAACTCAGATAGCAGGGCTTGGAACCCAGGCTAACTGAGGAATGGTTTAAGAAATTGAGGAATGGAGTATTTGAAGGAAGACATGGTGGCTATTAGCTTAAAGAAGATCATATTTAGGAAGCACTTGGGAAATgtttaaagacatattttttctagaagaaaaaatgcTTAGtcttaatgtatatatttaaaacgATAAATGATTGAAGTTTCAGAGAAAACAATAACATTCTAGCCTTTGGCATTGTCCCTTAGCTGATAATAATTTGGATACCTCTGGAAACAGCCATGCTTACCAGTCATCCATCCTCTTTCCAGACTCCTTCTCCTAGTGGTTGCCTCTATTGCATCAAACACCCATGCTGTGCATGCTGGAGATGGGGCATACTTGTGAACTCTTTATTGCGTGCTTTCCTCATAGGAGACAGTTTCCCTACTGGGGTTGAAACTTAGGGCTCTGCACCATTGGGTGGAAAGTATGCAACCATCACTGTGAGACAAGGGAAGCTATGAGCAGGGCACAAATTCAGCCTTTTTGGAATGGACCTTCAGAAAATCTTGATCTGTCCCTTTGCTTCTGGGATaagtcttgttctttttctatcatCAGAGAATGAGAATTCAGAAACTCatgttcttttctcattattgTAAATTTTAGGAAGTCATTATGTTCATATTAAATCTCTCTTGTACTTTTCATCTTGTCTTTGAGTTAGGATATCAGATCCCTTCCACTTTCAGATGCTTATAGTTGGTTAGTATATTCCTTTTTAACCTCAAGTTCTGCCAACtacccttcattttcttttctcccactcCTTTTTCTATACACTCTCACTCTACCCCCTGTGTTAGTCTTTTGCTCTCCCTTTTCCACTTCTACTTCTcactctttcttccccctctccctttctcatatTTGGTGTGGGTGTTTGCCATTTAGCTACCTCTGGGTGgactcccttctcttctccatatctttgtttttttctccatgtctttaaATATCTCAAGTTGCCTATCTTAATTTTAGAAGAGATGTACCCAATTACTGCCACTCCTTTTAGCGTTGTATTCTCGGTAGGTGATTTCCTGATAGGTCAGGCAGTGGGCCATTCCCATCATCTGTACTTTGGAATGCCCCTCTAGAACTTGTACCTAGATATTCTCCTCTTCAGGCCCCAGAAaaggcagggagggtcagagagcaatGTTTAATCCAAGATATGGCTTGGAATCACGGACCCAGTGGACATATTGGGGCTGAGGTCAGAATCTGGGCAAGAGAAGTCAGTGAGCTATGCTCCAGACAAGCCTGGGACTTGTccaagaagaaactgaagttcaacCTAAGAAAGCACTAGGATCTATAGGAGTATAAATTCTTATTTGTGGTTCACAGTCCCAGAAAGAATACTCTGTGATACCTGGCATCTAGTGCCCTGTTAACAACCAGGGTTAACGAATCAAGCATTGGTATAAATAAACAGGATAATTTGAAAATCATATCCCACCTCATTCTGTTGCTTGGCTGGTGGTGAAGTTTGTCACTGAATCACTGCAgcaaataatagagaaaatctcATTGTATTTGAAGAACTGGTCCAGGGAGGATGGTCTGACCTGATGGGCCACTCTGGAAGAGAAGTTGTGGTAAAGACCTTGTTAGTTCTTTGATATCCACACCATAGGTgatatttacttaaataataatactaagtTATGTGTGTACTGCACTTCAACTGTCACATATTCCATTTGTTAATAACCCTATTTGCTCCGATTTTTTCATAGTGTATGTTTTGACCTtctcaggattttttaaaaaatgtgtatttatttatgttgagagaggaagaggggaaagaggcagagagagagagagagagggagaatcctgagcaggctcctagctcagtgcagagcccaaaacagggcttcatctcatgaacctggggtcatgacctgagccgaaatcaagagctggatgattaactaagccacccagacaccctgcttctcaggatttttaattttgtctcagTGCTAGCTGAATCTTTGCACTTTGACTTGAAAAATCACATGCTCTCTTAATTGTTACTTAAAGAAATACcagcaagaaaataagaaaacattcatTCTCCTTTAGCTGCTGATAATCTCATATTATTCTAAAACATGTCCTTGAAGTTATTTCTGATCAAAGAATTTTCTGAGACTGGTTATAAGAAATTGTTGCTATGTGCTGTAAACCTAACCTTGAActtctaaaatatcatttttattggtGAGCTTAATTATGGCCATGGTAATATTTAAACTGATAACTCTCTGTTTTCAGAAAGGCACATATACTTGTGAGAATGCTTTGTTAAACTAGAAGAGGATCATGGGATTTTCTTATGCCAAGTGTACAGATATAAGATACATAACCACCGGTGATGCCTTGAATTTCTTGTTTAAAGAGTCAAGGGCCTGTAATCTCATTTAAATTAATAGTAGTTTATAAAATAGTCCACACATGTCACGACATTTGAACCTCTGACTTAGTATTATAGTTTAATGATATAATTTAATCTCATTGAAGACCCTCTGTTAAGTTATGATGGACAATGTAGTTGAACATCATTTGGCAGGGAGAAAGGAATAGGGAATACATTATCAACTGTGGGTCTAGAGTGGCTTCAGAATTGATTAACTTACTGTTCTGATTCATTTTAGAACCCATCTGCAAGCAAAATAGAACTGTTCAAAAGTTCTAAGAGCCTCTCAATAGAGCAGTGATTTGTGTTGGAGGAGTAGCCAATATGAAGGTGTAGGTAggactgttttaatattttacaccCTATAGTTAACCATAGACTTAATGGTTACAATACTAGATACTATCATGAGTAGGGTAGGGTAGGGATTAATTTCTTCCATATTCCTGATATTTCCTTCCACATGGGTGAAATTGTGATAGCATAACACTCCTgacctttctcttcttcatttacaCCATACCATAGGGGGTGGCTTACTTGATTGGTGACTTTAGAAGGAGAAATGGAGCATGTGTTGTCTATCCCTTTCCTCTCACCTTCCCCTTGGGAATGAATGGCCTTCTCCAGGGTAGCCTCTAACCCTGTTTGGGGAGACTCTGTGGTTGTACAGTCTTGCCAACACAGAGGAAATTTTATCTGTCTGACTCTGTGCTTCTGGATTAGGAAGTCCAAATGCTCAAATGTCTGCtttgttattaataaaaatgatgttttagcTTCCATCTCAGACTTGTCTTATTTCTCAGATGATTCAGACTCAGTTGGGAAGAGCAGTGTTATTTAATGAACCCCTCAAAGTCCCTAATGATTATTGTTAGTAATATAATcacatatatggaaataaaatttaaaccagGAAATGTGATACAGCCTTGGTTATAACGAAAAGAAACTATGAGTCATGATGATGTCTGGGAAGATCCTGAGAGAGCAGAGTTGTGCTGATACACATATGTTGAATGCTCAAAGTATAGTGCTGGTGAGTTAAGGGAGAGAAGTCTACATTCCATGACCACAGGAGCACAATGAACAAAGTGTGCTATTGTAGACTAGACTGGTGGGAAAATGTCTCATTATAATGTAAGATTTTGATTCCTGTCATATTTACTGAAGAGAATCAGGACACTATTGAATACATTCAACAGTTAGCCACAATGATCCTGTTGCTTTCCTAGCATGCTATgaccacaggaaagaaaatataatacaatacagCACCGTATTGTTTATTCTGTAGAGTATGTTTGTTTTAAGAATGAGATTAGTTCACTTAAGTTGTAAACAAATTCACCAGCCCTGTTTAAATCATGTAGATTCTCAGAAAGCCTCAGCCTCTGTGAGGCTTGGCTATTCTCTTTCAGGTCTGCTGTAAATAAAATGTGCCTCTAGTAATTTCAAATCTTAAATAGCTTGAAACCTGGTTTATCTTCTGCATACCCTAATCCCTTGCTTTTTGgattaaatacataatttcatGACCAAGCAACAGAAACATTGTGGCTAACTGTTGAATGTATTCAATAGTGTCCTGATTCTCTTCAGTAAATATGACAGGAATCAAAATCTTACATTATAATGAGACATTTTCCCACCACTCTAGTCTACACCCAAAAAGCATTATTTTCCTGAGCAGAAAAATTTTATGATAGATATATTTATCAAGGAGTTCATGGAGCTCTGGGGAATCAGTAGGTATATTTCAGAGTGTCCGTGCATCTCTGAAATGTTGTAGGAAAATGTGTGCACGAGATCATTTTTCTTGGAGAGTTCATAGCTTAATCAACGTGTCAAAGGCAACTGGAAACCACAAAGGGTAAAAAACTTGTCATTTAGAGATTTGAAGTCATTAAGTTCCCATAGACTTCTCTTCTTTAGACTGAAAATCAAAGTATTCTTTCATCTTGCTGAATTGTTTGTTTCCTCAAAAATATCTCTATGGAGTGTGATTGAGACATGGTTGAGCACCCAGTTCTACCACTGGTAGCCTCTTGAGATCATAGTTATTCCCAAGAGGTCTCAAAGAAGTCGTCCAGGAAAACACTTTATTACTAGCTTGGGCTTTGGCTCCCAATCCTTATATTAGAGGGCTCCTAGCTCTCATGTTTGAGGAGGACCACATGGTAAGCTTTCTTTGCCTGGGCCACTCAGTGTCCTAAGGCCTACAGTGCTAAAAGTAGTGAGAAGTCTCCTGGTTTCTATCCTCCAGACCTATATTCCCATCTTACTATcataattaaaagaagaataaacaggcCTAAGAACAGGgttgggatggggaggagggtaCAATAAGATGAGTAATTAAATAGCATATTTATGATATAAgttcagaaaatgaaattctaaatCACCATGGAGGCAGTATTTCTGGCCATATGAACAACCAGGTCTTATCTAGAGACAGtatcaatgtttgtttttttgttattgttgttgttttgtttgtttgtatttggaGAAGTAGGAGGAGgtagcagaattaaaaaaaaaaaaaaggagcttcaATGCCCTTGAGGAAGTTCATCCTGGGAAAAACCTCTGTGATGACCAGtggttttccatttccttcaagGTTAGGACAAGCAGAAATGGTAGCTAGATGAACTTTCAGCCCCACAAGGGCTTTTAAACAATGATATTACTGGTTAAGGGGTATAGTTTCTTGCTCTGTAGGTTTTTTGAGAATATTTCACTGAAAGTTCTAGTATGTCAGGTCTGTTTTAGACTGGTCCAGTACCAAGGCAAAGGACAGACACCAGCCTACATAATTATCAGTGCCCCCAGGAGGATCCATGGCTCCTCCTCCTATCCTTCCTCCTCAGTTAATTGTATTATTTGAACCCTAAGTAACCTAAATCAGAAACCACAAAGTCACCTTTCACTCTTGTCTTTCTAACCTCCAT is a genomic window of Acinonyx jubatus isolate Ajub_Pintada_27869175 chromosome B4, VMU_Ajub_asm_v1.0, whole genome shotgun sequence containing:
- the LOC113593039 gene encoding olfactory receptor 10AD1, with amino-acid sequence MRPQMVDLRNGSTVTEFILVGFEQSSSSTRALLFALFLALYSLAMAMNGLIIFITWTDPRLNSPMYFFLGHLSFLDVCFITTTIPQMLIHLVVKNHTVSFASCLTQMYLVFGVGVAECILLAFMAYDRYVAICHPLSYAQIMSRQVCVKLVSTAWFFGLINGIFLEYMSFRNPFCRDNHIENFFCEAPIVIALSCGDPQFSLKMIFADAIVVLLSPMVLIVISYARILASILGRTSSSGRGKTFSTCASHLTVVIFFYTSAMFSYMNPRSTHGPDKDKPFSLLYTIITPMCNPIIYSLRNKEMKGAMVRALGRTSLAQAESI